Proteins encoded by one window of Nitrospirota bacterium:
- the raiA gene encoding ribosome-associated translation inhibitor RaiA, whose amino-acid sequence MNIIVTGRHMAVTDNLRDYAQEKVRKFDKYLGNISEAVVTLSVEKYRHKAEVLLKVNGMLIQAEGITGEMYSSIDKVVEKLNRQVKKYKEKLISHSSHRKGEGKTSPETSSGSPMSTEFTPTIIKRKRFDIKPMNPEEAAAQMDLLDKDFFVFTNASTGDINVLYKRRDGNLGLIEPSK is encoded by the coding sequence GGCAGGCACATGGCAGTAACTGATAATTTGAGGGACTACGCGCAGGAGAAGGTCAGAAAATTCGACAAGTACCTCGGGAATATCTCGGAGGCAGTTGTGACCCTGAGTGTCGAAAAATACAGACACAAAGCAGAGGTTCTCTTGAAGGTTAACGGGATGCTGATTCAGGCAGAGGGCATCACCGGTGAAATGTACTCTTCCATAGATAAGGTAGTGGAAAAGCTCAATAGACAGGTAAAGAAATATAAAGAGAAACTGATCTCCCATAGCTCCCATAGAAAAGGCGAAGGCAAAACATCTCCTGAAACGAGTTCAGGATCTCCAATGAGCACAGAGTTCACACCAACAATAATAAAAAGGAAACGTTTTGATATAAAGCCCATGAACCCCGAAGAAGCGGCTGCACAGATGGACCTTCTCGATAAAGACTTTTTTGTATTCACCAATGCCTCAACCGGGGACATCAATGTCCTTTATAAAAGGAGGGATGGGAACTTAGGCCTCATAGAGCCCTCAAAATGA
- the rapZ gene encoding RNase adapter RapZ gives MKPAKKRRLFIVILTGLSGAGKSIALKSFEDIGFFCVDNLPAFLIKTFVDLCSHTPTITNIAIGIDIREKEFLSNLPEILSELKRNHAVEIIFLEAKEDSLLRRFKETRRPHPLGYKNLTKAIRAEEDMLAPLRRNSDRIIDTSSLNPHQLRKAIEELYSSGRVKKSMAITLISFGYKYGIPEDADLIFDVRFLPNPNFIAELKPFDGTTQKTKQFVLGQKDAKVFLKKLYQLLEFLMPLYKAEGRNFMTIGIGCTGGIHRSPAIVEEIQRFFKKKEVDTSVVHRELKGRKFTQK, from the coding sequence ATGAAGCCAGCCAAAAAGCGGAGGCTGTTTATCGTTATTCTTACTGGCCTTTCCGGGGCCGGTAAGAGTATTGCCCTCAAGTCGTTTGAGGATATTGGTTTCTTCTGTGTCGACAATCTTCCTGCATTTCTGATAAAGACCTTTGTGGATTTGTGTTCTCATACACCAACCATAACAAATATTGCTATAGGCATTGACATCAGGGAAAAGGAATTTCTTTCAAACCTCCCTGAAATCCTGTCTGAATTAAAGAGGAACCATGCAGTGGAGATTATCTTTCTTGAGGCAAAAGAGGACAGCCTGCTCAGGAGATTCAAGGAAACCAGAAGGCCCCATCCGCTGGGATACAAAAACCTGACAAAGGCAATCAGGGCAGAGGAAGATATGCTTGCACCTTTAAGGAGGAATTCTGACCGTATTATAGACACATCATCCCTGAACCCGCATCAATTAAGGAAAGCCATTGAGGAACTTTACAGCAGCGGAAGGGTAAAAAAATCCATGGCTATTACTTTAATTTCTTTTGGCTATAAATACGGCATCCCTGAAGATGCAGACCTCATCTTTGATGTAAGGTTTCTGCCAAATCCTAATTTCATAGCCGAGTTAAAACCCTTTGACGGCACCACTCAAAAGACAAAGCAGTTTGTCCTCGGGCAAAAAGACGCAAAGGTCTTCTTGAAAAAACTATATCAACTCCTTGAATTTCTCATGCCGCTTTATAAAGCTGAGGGCAGAAATTTTATGACAATAGGGATCGGATGTACAGGTGGAATCCACCGCTCACCTGCAATAGTAGAAGAGATACAGAGATTTTTTAAAAAGAAGGAAGTAGATACCTCTGTAGTCCACAGAGAACTCAAGGGTCGTAAGTTTACTCAAAAATAG
- a CDS encoding cysteine desulfurase: MIYLDNNATTPIDSEVLEDMFQCLRENFGNPSSGHNIGKKAKEAVEKARQEVAELINARPEEIIFTSGGTEANNMAILGTALTLNQSVKQVQSLPRIYFGDMVQGKAGHIITSSIEHPSVMQPCKYLAGLGFEITYLRVDRFGLIDVEGLRSAIREDTILITIMHSNNEIGTLQPIKEIGKIAKSRGIVFHSDAAQSVGKVPVDVNELNVDLMSIVSHKFYGPKGIGAIYKRDGVELRPILFGAGHERGLRPGTENVPCIVGLGKACEIAKRDIQGRVSYAKFLSEKLHRGLEKEIPDLKLNGHPDKRLPNTLNLCFPGTDASSLIEKLKGKIAASTGSACHAGKHTPSPVLKAIGLSDKDAFSSVRFSVGKDNTGEEVKEAVRIILI; the protein is encoded by the coding sequence ATGATATATCTTGACAACAATGCCACAACCCCAATTGATAGCGAAGTCCTTGAAGATATGTTTCAATGTCTGAGGGAAAACTTCGGCAATCCATCAAGCGGGCACAACATTGGCAAGAAGGCAAAGGAGGCTGTTGAAAAGGCACGGCAGGAGGTTGCAGAACTCATCAATGCAAGGCCAGAAGAAATAATTTTTACTTCCGGGGGCACTGAAGCCAATAATATGGCTATCCTTGGAACTGCCCTTACCCTGAATCAATCCGTGAAACAAGTTCAGAGCCTGCCCCGAATTTATTTCGGGGACATGGTTCAGGGCAAAGCAGGCCATATTATCACCTCTTCGATAGAACACCCTTCAGTGATGCAACCATGCAAATACCTCGCAGGGCTCGGCTTTGAAATCACATATCTCAGAGTCGACAGGTTCGGACTCATAGATGTAGAAGGATTGAGAAGCGCTATCAGAGAAGACACAATACTTATAACAATCATGCATTCAAACAATGAGATAGGGACCCTTCAGCCAATTAAAGAGATAGGAAAAATCGCAAAGAGCAGGGGAATCGTCTTTCACAGCGATGCAGCTCAATCCGTTGGAAAAGTGCCTGTTGATGTCAATGAACTCAATGTAGACCTCATGAGCATAGTGTCACATAAATTTTATGGGCCAAAGGGAATAGGCGCTATTTATAAAAGAGATGGGGTAGAGTTAAGGCCGATCCTCTTTGGCGCTGGCCATGAAAGAGGATTACGGCCTGGCACGGAAAATGTACCGTGCATTGTTGGTCTTGGAAAGGCCTGCGAAATTGCAAAAAGGGATATTCAAGGCAGGGTCTCTTATGCAAAATTTCTCTCAGAGAAACTCCACAGGGGGCTTGAGAAAGAAATACCAGATTTAAAGCTCAACGGTCATCCTGACAAAAGGCTCCCAAATACATTAAACCTCTGCTTTCCAGGCACAGATGCATCCTCGCTCATTGAGAAACTGAAAGGGAAGATTGCAGCCTCTACAGGCTCTGCATGCCATGCAGGCAAACACACACCCTCGCCTGTTCTTAAAGCTATTGGCCTTAGTGATAAAGACGCCTTCTCATCCGTGAGGTTCAGTGTCGGTAAAGACAATACAGGGGAGGAAGTCAAAGAGGCAGTAAGAATAATTCTCATTTAA
- a CDS encoding HigA family addiction module antidote protein, with the protein MSTRKMAPVHPGEILLEEFLKPLEISQYKLAKDISVPPRRINEIVQGKRSITADTALRLARYFGLSERFWLNLQSRYDLEVEKDKLDIRLEKEVRVLTLKSA; encoded by the coding sequence ATGAGCACGAGGAAGATGGCCCCGGTCCATCCGGGGGAAATACTGCTTGAGGAATTCCTGAAGCCCTTGGAAATCAGTCAGTACAAACTGGCCAAGGATATCAGTGTACCGCCGCGCCGTATAAATGAAATTGTTCAGGGCAAACGGTCAATCACCGCCGATACGGCGCTGAGGCTTGCCCGCTATTTCGGCCTTTCCGAGCGTTTTTGGCTCAATCTTCAATCGCGATACGACCTTGAGGTCGAGAAGGACAAATTGGATATACGGCTTGAGAAAGAGGTAAGAGTTTTGACGCTGAAAAGCGCCTAA
- a CDS encoding type II toxin-antitoxin system RelE/ParE family toxin: MIKSFRCKDTEKLFHRKSSSKYPSEIQRNALRKLLLLDAAEQLEDLRMPPGNRLEKLSGNRQGQHSIRINDQWRMCFRWHQGDAYDVEITDYH, translated from the coding sequence ATGATAAAAAGCTTTCGTTGTAAAGACACCGAAAAGCTCTTCCACCGGAAATCTTCATCAAAATACCCCTCGGAAATACAACGAAATGCTTTGAGAAAACTATTATTATTGGATGCTGCGGAGCAGTTGGAGGACCTGAGGATGCCGCCGGGCAACCGGCTGGAGAAGCTCTCCGGCAATCGCCAGGGGCAGCACAGCATCCGGATTAACGATCAGTGGAGGATGTGTTTTCGATGGCATCAAGGGGATGCCTACGACGTTGAGATAACCGACTACCATTAG